The Brassica oleracea var. oleracea cultivar TO1000 chromosome C7, BOL, whole genome shotgun sequence sequence CACCCAAATGGGTGTGTCCAGTTGGGCCATATAACATCTATACCCAAAAACACTCACAGCCATATAAAACTCATATCCAATAGCACTCATACCCAAGTTAGTCCATGCCCACTGGAAATAACCCAAGACCCACCCATTATTGTTTTTTTATAGATAGCTCAATTTTGTTCATAATCAATTTTTGTAAACTCAATTTATAAACTTATATACTTATAGCAAATAAAAATTATAGAATTTCTTTAAATCCAGCAATAAAAATTCAAATATGTTTTTTCAAAAAAAAAATATTCAAATATGACTGAAATTGAAATAGTCTCAAAGACATTTGTTTTTATTGATTCTTTCACAGAAATATTGCATGATCTGTTGGCGACATACCAATAACAAGGATCACAAAATCAATTGTGATAGCAATCTTCCGGCTTGTCTACTTGTGTCTTCAGCCTGCAAGAAGGAAAAAAAAAGTCTTAACACCAATTCTTTCAAAAACAGAGCTTTTGTAATAGTCTCTAGACTTTGAACAGCAACGTACACGATCAAACAATAAGCAAAGTTCGAAGCTAAGGCTAACTCTTTGTTGGTTAGTGATTACTCTTCAACACTAACCAATAAGCAAAGTACAAGATCAAACAATAATGAGCAGTAAACTATCATCCATTAACGTCACACTACCGACTCCTGACTCCTGCCAGCACAATGTTCTAGCAAAACTACCTAACAATATATCAAAACTACACAGTATTACTGTGACAGTAAGCTCCAGCAAGGTGAATGAACGAAATGAATATCAAGTCAACTTCTACTAGAACCAGTGGCGGACCCACGTTAAGAGTTATGGGGTCATCTGACACCACAGATATATAATAAACATAATTTTGCAAGCTAAATTGTTATTTGACGCTAGCATATTTTGTTAGGAAGCTTTGTACTGAACCCACAAACCCTGGATCAAATCCCTTCAGTGACCCTTTTTCTTAATATTTTGGTTTTTTGACAAAATTTTACCCACACTTATGACCCCACATAAAAAACTTTTTGGGTTCACCCCTGACTAGAACTTCAAGTAAATACAATGATAATGTCTCATCTCAGGAGCCAGAACAAACTAAACAGAACTCATAAGGTACCAGTTCACTAGTCTAGATGCAGAATTCAAACTGTTTATAACTCGGAATGAGCAGTAAACACATCAAGATCAAATAATACCTCAAGTCAAGTCTCTAGACTCTCCACTCTCTTCTTCTTTCTCCTTCTCNNNNNNNNNNNNNNNNNNNNNNNNNNNNNNNNNNNNNNNNNNNNNNNNNNNNNNNNNNNNNNNNNNNNNNNNNNNNNNNNNNNNNNNNNNNNNNNNNNNNNNNNNNNNNNNNNNNNNNNNNNNNNNNNNNNNNNNNNNNNNNNNNNNNNNNNNNNNNNNNNNNNNNNNNNNNNNNNNNNNNNNNNNNNNNNNNNNNNNNNNNNNNNNNNNNNNNNNNNNNNNNNNNNNNNNNNNNNNNNNNNNNNNNNNNNNNNNNNNNNNNNNNNNNNNNNNNNNNNNNNNNNNNNNNNNNNNNNNNNNNNNNNNNNNNNNNNNNNNNNNNNNNNNNNNNNNNNNNNNNNNNNNNNNNNNNNNNNNNNNNNNNNNNNNNNNNNNNNNNNNNNNNNNNNNNNNNNNNNNNNNNNNNNNNNNNNNNNNNNNNNNNNNNNNNNNNNNNNNNNNNNNNNNNNNNNNNNNNNNNNNNNNNNNNNNNNNNNNNNNNNNNNNNNNNNNNNNNNNNNNNNNNNNNNNNNNNNNNNNNNNNNNNNNNNNNNNNNNNNNNNNNNNNNNNNNNNNNNNNNNNNNNNNNNNNNNNNNNNNNNNNNNNNNNNNNNNNNNNNNNNNNNNNNNNNNNNNNNNNNNNNNNNNNNNNNNNNNNNNNNNNNNNNNNNNNNNNNNNNNNNNNNNNNNNNNNNNNNNNNNNNNNNNNNNNNNNNNNNNNNNNNNNNNNNNNNNNNNNNNNNNNNNNNNNNNNNNNNNNNNNNNNNNNNNNNNNNNNNNNNNNNNNNNNNNNNNNNNNNNNNNNNNNNNNNNNNNNNNNNNNNNNNNNNNNNNNNNNNNNNNNNNNNNNNNNNNNNNNNNNNNNNNNNNNNNNNNNNNNNNNNNNNNNNNNNNNNNNNNNNNNNNNNNNNNNNNNNNNNNNNNNNNNNNNNNNNNNNNNNNNNNNNNNNNNNNNNNNNNNNNNNNNNNNNNNNNNNNNNNNNNNNNNNNNNNNNNNNNNNNNNNNNNNNNNNNNNNNNNNNNNNNNNNNNNNNNNNNNNNNNNNNNNNNNNNNNNNNNNNNNNNNNNNNNNNNNNNNNNNNNNNNNNNNNNNNNNNNNNNNNNNNNNNNNNNNNNNNNNNNNNNNNNNNNNNNNNNNNNNNNNNNNNNNNNNNNNNNNNNNNNNNNNNNNNNNNNNNNNNNNNNNNNNNNNNNNNNNNNNNNNNNNNNNNNNNNNNNNNNNNNNNNNNNNNNNNNNNNNNNNNNNNNNNNNNNNNNNNNNNNNNNNNNNNNNNNNNNNNNNNNNNNNNNNNNNNNNNNNNNNNNNNNNNNNNNNNNNNNNNNNNNNNNNNNNNNNNNNNNNNNNNNNNNNNNNNNNNNNNNNNNNNNNNNNNNNNNNNNNNNNNNNNNNNNNNNNNNNNNNNNNNNNNNNNNNNNNNNNNNNNNNNNNNNNNNNNNNNNNNNNNNNNNNNNNNNNNNNNNNNNNNNNNNNNNNNNNNNNNNNNNNNNNNNNNNATTAGGGTTTAGGGATTTCGAAATTGGATCTTAGATCATAGGGATTTGATTTGAGATTCAAAACCTTTAAGGTTCTGATTTTAATTGATCAATGGATCAATCTCGATTTTTAGGGTTTCGGGATCGAACTTATAGAGCTTCGATTTACTCGCATAGGGATTGATCTATTATCCTATGGCTTTCATCTTAGAGATTATATTTTAGGGTTTCATTCTTTACAATCAACCAAATTCGATTCATTATGTTCTTAGAATTCAAAATACCTTTAGTTTAGTTGTTTGTAGAAACTGGACCACCAAGAATGAACCTCTAGCATAGACACGATCGGGACGCGAGCTGGCTGGGACGCGGGCTGCTTCTATCGGATCGCTAGCGGCTCTGATGCGAATGGGAGCTGTTGCTGTCGGATCGCGAGCTGTCCTTGATGTAGGATGGATCTGAGTTCGTCTAGGATCAGGAACACCTTGGGGCTGGAGCTGATCAGGTGGACACGAGCTGGAATGGAGTCGCGAACGGATTAGGGTTCGTCGGTATCGTCGGGTTCGGATTAGGGTTCCAAAGCAAATCGGCGTGCACTTTATCTGTGCGTAAGGGCGCGTCGGTGGTCAGATCGACAAACGGTTTGCACTGACTGATTCGTCTCGGCCAGGGCTTCGATTTGATATCTTGATCGTTTTCTGGGTCCTCACGGTTTGGGAGAACGGCCTCTTCGAAGTTCCGAGGCAGATTTCTTTTCATTTAGGGTTTTAGGGTTTTAGCTATTTGGTTTTAGGCTCAGGGTGTTAGAGGCTATCGTGCTAATAACGTGTTGTAAACTTAAGGATTTAGAACTGTAAGTTTATGTATATTATTAATGAATAAGTGTTCCTTTTATATAGAGGTTACAAGAGAGAGAAATAGAAATACAAATACAATAAAATGAAAGATTACAAATCATAAACATAAACGAATTAGGAAATAGGCAAGTTGTAGCCGCCTCTCTCTCCTCTCTAAGTCTCGCGGCCGCCTCTCTCTCTTTAAGGTTGGACCGTCTCTCTCTCTAAGTATATGGACCGGTTATGGACTGGGCCGGTTATGGACTGGGCCGGTTATGGACATCCACCGATTGATTTATAACGAAGGGGTTTTTTTTTTTATCTATATTGTGTTTCAGTAACCTCATGTAATCCGAAACTTGTTTCTACATGTAGACGTCACAATTTGGTGAACAATATTAAATCTTTGTGTTGTTTTTATCACGTTTATTATATTCTTCCGCATTATCTTCTCGCATATGTTATAATATGATTTATATATGGTGCTGATAGACTATGGATGCATTTCTTCACAACGTTATATAGGTCAAGGATATGCAGCTTATGTTAGAAATTCTAAAGACTAAGATAGCCGTAAACAAGTATGACATCAAATTGTTACAATTAATTCCAAATGTCCATTCGACAATAAGGGCAATACCCGTTGGTATCTAGCCAAGGCAATAAACATATGGAGTGAAACTTATGGGTGCATGGTAGGTGGACCAATGTCTCACCCATCTTCAACTGGTCAAGACATATAGCACACTCTTGTTGTTCCCTTACTCGCCACCCGAACCATTTGACAAGCCTTCCCCGGCTCTTCTTCAACCCAACTAACTCTGTCGGTAAATCCATGAGAGATTTAATTTTCCCTTGCTCCAATTTATTCACTTTGTCTTTGCCATTTTGCCTGAACTTGAAAATTCAAAGTAAAATTCGAGACGAGTAAATGTCAAATTTGGTAATCTTTAAATTGAAACCCTTGCTAAAATGCGCCTAGTCGAGAAAAGTCGGTTAGCGCTAAAAGGATAAAATAATTGTCCGACAAAAGGCAATCTCACAATTATATGCTCATGTGATACCACATGTTAGAAAGATAATAGTGCATCATCATGCGTCATTATCAAGGAATTAAAGCAAAATGCTTCAGCTGATTCGGTGCATTTTAAGGTGAATTAGGACTTGGTTTGCTATCATACACTTGTTTAAACAAACCAAACCTTCTTCGCGGGTTTCTCAGCCGCTCGTCCAATCTATCTTTCGCCTCTTTGGCTGCTCCTACGAGCTTCTCGTCGTTATCAACACCGTAAGATTTGTTCCTAACATTTCTCTCCTATAATTTTATAAATTTTGTAAGTTACAATCTTTCCCAAGAAAATGTTTGAACTTTTTTCTTTTATTTTAGTCGTTTCATTACCGAGAAGGAGACATAGGCTTGGTGACTCTCGTGATTGGTAGTGTAGAGAGAGAAGGATGGTCGGCGAGTCCATACGTGTCCCGTTGCTGCCGCCACAGAAGCCGTGTTGGATAAGTCAATCGGTGGAGCACCGCCGTGAAATCGCCGCCTCCTCGCGCACTCAACTCCTGGAAGCATACCAGCCATAGGTTTTATTCTTGTTGTGTTTTAGCTTGCTTAGAGG is a genomic window containing:
- the LOC106302022 gene encoding E3 ubiquitin-protein ligase RNF8 isoform X3, yielding MAGMLPGVECARRRRFHGGAPPIDLSNTASVAAATGHVWTRRPSFSLYTTNHESHQAYVSFSERNVRNKSYGVDNDEKLVGAAKEAKDRLDERLRNPRRRFGLFKQVQNGKDKVNKLEQGKIKSLMDLPTELVGLKKSRGRLVKWFGWRVREQQECAICLDQLKMGETLVHLPCTHKFHSICLLPWLDTNGYCPYCRMDIWN
- the LOC106302022 gene encoding RING-H2 finger protein ATL54 isoform X1 gives rise to the protein MAGMLPGVECARRRRFHGGAPPIDLSNTASVAAATGHVWTRRPSFSLYTTNHESHQAYVSFSERNVRNKSYGVDNDEKLVGAAKEAKDRLDERLRNPRRRQNGKDKVNKLEQGKIKSLMDLPTELVGLKKSRGRLVKWFGWRVREQQECAICLDQLKMGETLVHLPCTHKFHSICLLPWLDTNGYCPYCRMDIWN
- the LOC106302022 gene encoding uncharacterized protein LOC106302022 isoform X2, producing the protein MAGMLPGVECARRRRFHGGAPPIDLSNTASVAAATGHVWTRRPSFSLYTTNHESHQAYVSFSERNVRNKSYGVDNDEKLVGAAKEAKDRLDERLRNPRRSSGKMAKTK